The genomic segment gggcctgtgccctgagcgggaagggagccgtgacctcttggttcgtagGTCTATGCTCAGCCACCGGGCCACGCCCACCACTGGGCCACGCCCACCGCCGGGCCACGCCCACCGCCGGGCCACGCTGGGGAGGGGCAGCCTTGCTCCTTTTACTCTCTGCGCTGGACGGCTACTGTGGAGGGAGACCCTGAAACGTGCTGGAACCGACCCAGTTGGCAGCGGGCGGAGATTTGGTTGGGAGGAAACTTGTAGAAATACGGCCCACCCCAGCCGGGCTGCGGGTATGCTCCATGCGGGAAAACGGCACCTCCATCCGTCCAGAAACTCGGGAGCCACCCTTGCCGTCCACCACGAAGCCCACCCGTCTGCGGCTGGAGCCCGTGTCACAGGTCCCTTCATCGCCCATCACCTACTCCAAGCACGGCACACTCACAGGCTCACAGGGGCCAGATAAAAAGCGCTACGTGTATGTGgccacaaaaacacaaaagcgtccattttcatagaaacataggtttatttcgatggagacatgctgaatacaaagggctgaaataagtgagtcgttaacataaaataatagaacattttaataaaaatcaatatttttttcttgaacattaacttaccaggcactgaataactgcaccaattaataagtgtaacacaaataaacctatttctcttgttctccaaaagagaaatatttcctgttgcgcacaccaaacaagtcaatgCAAGGCTAATGACATGGCCATTGGCTGctaaatggtgcgcctgcgcataaggcgcgtaagggaaatgaatgcaacacgattatagtaatcagtcattagcgagtgttgtagttcgttattatgtataacaggatattgtaaaaattaagttatgacatttttattaaaatgtttcttacctactgttatattggctgggccacaaaaatattcattgtggtggcctgcaggccacgagtttgacatgcttggtatgACTGGCCTTTATCAGCCATCTCATCTACCCGTCATCCCGGGCCCTACGGGGCTCCTAACTGGTCTCTCATCCGTGTTACCTCCTTCCAGTCTGTTCTCCACTGGAGCCAGAGCAGTGATCCTAAAACACATAGCTGATTGTCACTCTTCTACCcaaaagaggggagaggggagccagTATAATACCTTACCTGCCATTGGCAGCCAgaacctttaaaaatgtattggagTTGGGATGGTTGTGGCCATTCAGGGATGGGGTGCCCTGGGTCCTTGGTTCTGTCCTGAACTAATAGTTCTGTCTGGGGCAGGTCTCTGGTCCCCGGTGTCAGTTTCCTTGTTTGACGTGAAGTGAAATAGGTGTATACCTGCCATTTCTAAAGTGAATGGGAAAGCTTTGTTCAAACACAGGTTTCAAGGTTGTACAAATGGGGTCTTGGAATTCGAGTCAATGTAGTCAGTTACTGTACTGACTGTGAACTGGGGAGACAGGAGGGAACACTCCTGGGAGGGGTGAATTGCCAAACCGCACACAGGCCACTGAGGACTCCAGGGCAAGCCACCTACACTGGAGTGTGACGGGCCCTGAGGGATGTGAGGTCGGGCAAAGGTTGTTAACGTGGGTTTAGAGGCACTGGTGACTCCAATCCTGTTCACAAAGTAGCTACTGTTACTGAAAAGAGTTAGAAAAACCTTCCTTTCCACTTAGTTAAGCCCTTTCTCCTACTAATGAAAAGTGAGGCCGCCTTCAGCTGCCAGCGCTGTGCTAGTCTTAAAGCAGAGCGGGAGGCGAGAGGTCTTGCTGCTTGTTCCGAATGCCCGGCTGCACCATTTCGTGCATAAATCATGAACAGTGTTggtattgccctaaccggtgtggctcagtggatagagcgtcggcctgcagactgaaggatcccaggttcgattccggtcaagggcatgtaccttggttgcgggcacatccccagttgggagtgagcaggaggcagctgatcgatgtttttcatcgatgtttctaactctccatccttctcccttcctctctgtaaaaaatcagtaaaatatatacaaaaaagaaaagcattggtATTTGAGTGGTGAGAGTAGCCCACTCCTCTTTCCATTTGCTGTTCTTCACTTAAAAAAGCTAAAACAAAAGAAATCGTTTGAAAACAGGTGCATATTGTCTACTTTAAGTAAAGTGTATAAGCTGGCCTTGCGTGTGCGGATTACCAATACCGAACCCGCGTCTGGGCTCAGTGGGCTGGATAGCACTGGGCGAGTGCAATGCTGTGTCCTCAGCAACTTCCCGCACCCGCACCTCCCACACGGCCGCTGAGAACACTGCCCACAGGCTGGCCTCTGGACAGTCGGCACACTTAGCCCCTTGACCCACCGCTACTTCTCAGGAGCCCCCAGGGAGCGGACTTTGATTTAAGAAGTTTTTCTTTATCTCAATAGATTAAAGAGCAAAAGATTGTCGTGGATGAACTTTCTAACCTGAAGAAGAACAGGGTGAGTTACTAAAGTGATTCTGAATACTGAACAGTGTGTGGGAGGATTTGATGGTATCTTATTACCTATTTACTGAAgttataagaattatttttttaaatttaaattctttattgtttaaagttacAAGAATTTTATATaagatttataatattttagCATCTTAAATTACAAAAATGAAGTGTCCAAGAttttgtatatatgcatatgcagATAATACTAGTACATagatatctatataaatatatatttaacttttgtaGTTCAAGAGAAAATATAGGTAAATATATAGATAGCTATATATTGATCATAATTGATAGTATCTTTTCCCCGTCATATGAAATTCACATTACCTTTGAACCAAATTATACTAAGTATACTATGATATTTTGGAGTTGTATTAACtagtgatatttattttgtacttaaatatgattttttaaaataagtgaactTTAAATATATTGAGAAGAGAGGAAACTGTTCCTTTAAGTGAAAGTAGAGAattgttgaaaaacaaaaaggataaaTTGCTTCCCCTCTCACTCCCACATTTTCTTACATAAATATTCCAAATATCTAACATGGTTATTTAATGCCATTTCCATTCATGTAGGCACAAACAAGCAACTGCTGCTTCGTGTGTGCTTATACTGTCAAAAAACTACATTTTGAAGTTTAGGAATAAATGATTTTGAACCTTTTAAAGGATTTTACAGATTATTTGATAACTGACAGGTTAAACATTTCTGGTATTGTCACTTGTGGGATATTAGAGGTTAAGGCACCATTGATACAGACTTTGTAGGCAAATTGGCAGAATGTGTCAAAGCTTTAAAGGTGTGTAACACGTTGACCCTGCAGTTCCATTTCTAGGAAGTGATACTTAGGAAAAAATCATGAAGTGCACAGAGAGTTAGTTACAAAGACATTCATGGCAACATTGACTTATAATAGTTAAAAGTCTGTAACACCTTAAATACCTAAAACTTGAGGACTGACCAAATAAACTGTAATATGTTTTACCCATACcgtaattttgtaaaataaaacatattaataagaaaaaagttCTCAATATATTCATTGGTAAAAGCAAGTTATAAATCTGTAGTTATAGGAGCCcgtttttgttaaagaaaaatggTATTGTGGAAtatgcagagaaaaaagaatttcACCTCAAAGTTAATGGTAGCAATGGCAGGATAATGAGTAACTTTGTTTATCTTTATGCTCAGGTACTGTTCTGATCATGTTACTGAAATTTAAGAATAAGTAATGATAGGGTTCAGAGTTTTGACATCTGCTTTTTAGATCAAATCCTAATATTAGCCTAAATTGTGTTTTGCAGAAAGTTTATAGGCAGCAACAGAACAGCAACATATTCTTTCTTGCCGACCGAACAGAATTGCTTTCTGAAAGCAAAAGTAAGTTTTTTTGGTGTATCATATGGAAATGCACAGAGTATAGGCTTTCTGTACGATTTCATGGTAGTGCCTAAAACAGACTACCTGCATCTGAATGTGGAAGTATTTATCTAAAGATTGGGCGATGCTACACCTGTTAATAAAATCAGTGCAGTGGTTTGGTTGTCTTCAAGTTAGCCTTCCAAAGATGAGTTTATGGTAAAGataaaatcaagtaaaaataCAAAGATGTGTTAGCACTGATTAGTAACATGTGCTTTAGAGTTTGAGATGATCTAGATATGAAACTATTCTATCACTTTCCAAAACCTTTGTGACTTCGCATGAATTACTTTGAGCCTCCAAAGTCCGGTGGCATTTAAATGAGATGGTCTATGTAAATGAGATGGTCTATGCATAGCCCAGTGCCTGGGCCAAAATAAGCATTTAATGTACAGAAACTAGTTTCCTAAGAGGTTAACATTCATCCTGAGAAGcctgttttaaattattaatttgcaCTAACACACTGCATTATACTCAAATGGTTTGATTTTGGTAATTGTCATCCTATGAATTActaggtttatttattttacttaatattctTCTCCATTCCCCCCACAGATGTATTGGATGAGCTGAAAAAAGAAtaccaagaaatagaaaactcAGAGAAGACCAAAACCAAGAAATAGTCCACCTGATTTCACGTAACCATGTGTGGCATTTGTTGTTCTGTCAGCTTTTCTATTGAACATTTCAGCGAAGATTTGAAAGAGGACTTGCTGTGTAACCTTAGACGACGGGGACCCGATAGCAGTAGACAGTTGTTGAAGTCGAATGCGAACTACCAGTGTTTATTTTCGGGGCACGTCCTCCACCTAAGAGGGGTGTTGACTGCCCAGCCactggaaggggagaggggcGATGTGCTCCTGTGGAACGGAGAAGTCTTCGGTGGAGTGCAGGTGGACGCCGAAGAGAATGACACTCAGATCATGTTTAACTGTCTTTCCTCTTGTCAGAATGAGTCTGACATTGTGTCACTCTTCTCGGAAGTTCAGGGTCCTTGGTCTTTTATCTATTACCAAGCATCTAACCATCATCTGTGGTTTGGTAGGGATTTTTTTGGTCGCCGGAGCTTGCTGTGGCATTTTAGTAACTCGGGCATGAGTTTCTGCCTCTCTTCAGTTGGCTCCCACACATCGGAAGTGGCCAATCCATGGCGAGAAGTTCCAGCATCTGGAATTTTCAGAATTGATCTCAAATCTACTTCCGTCTGCAAATCTGTGGTTTTAAAGTCGTATCCTTGGAGATCCATTTCTAAGGAGAACGTTCTCAAAGACTGCGACGACAGCCTGGCTCGGATTTCAGCGAGCCTGCCAGCGTCTGTATCCGTGGCGGCAAACGAAGCCAGACTGTGCCTGAAAGAACCTGTTGCTCCTCTGAACGTGCTGCTGCCCCCGGCTCCCGCTGCCGCCCTCCGCGCGGGCACTGCCAGCAGCCCTCCCACGGGAGACACGCTGCGGGCCCTGCTGGCGGACGCGCACACGCAGGACGTGGTGGGGCGGTTCCTCGCTGTGCTGAGCAGCGCCGTCGGGAGGCGCGTCCTGTGTCTGTCTCGGGAGGGCGCCGTGTTGGGAACTCGTGACCGGAAAGCACAGGTGGCAGTCCTGTTCTCCGGGGGTGTTGACTCCATGGTCATTGCAGCCCTTGCTGACCGTCATGTTCCGTTAGATGAGCCCATTGACCTGCTGAACGTGGCTTTCATGACGAAAGAAAAGGCCGCCCCGGCCAGTTCCAACAGCAAAGGGAGGAAACAGGGAAACTGCGAGATGCCGTCTGAGGGATCGACTCCTGATGCTGCTGCCGGTCCCGAAAAGGGGGCCGGTGCCCCCGACCGAGCCACGGGCCGAGCGGGCCTGAAGGAGCTGCAAGCCGCCAGCCCGGCCCGGGCCTGGAATCTGGTCGAAATTAACGTTTCTCTGGAAGAACTGCAGGAGCTGAGAAGAGCTCGCATACGCCACCTGGTCCAGCCCTCGGACACGGTGCTGGACGACAGCATCGGCTGTGCCGTCTGGTTTGCTGCCCGGGGAGCTGGCTGCCTGGTGACCCCGGAGGACGTGAGGCCGTATCGGAGCCAGGCAAAGGTGCGGCCGCGTCTCCCCCCCAGTTTCTCAGCCCTGTTCTTGCTTGCCCTGGCAGCTTTTGGCATTTAGGGTATAAAAATAAGGCATATTTTAGTTGCATTTAAACTACAATGCAAtgtatatgactttttaaaatttgggcaTATTTTACTTTCTTATGGCTTTGTCTAGGGTTTTTCTCTGAAAACGTGATCTTTGCGGTAGTGACTTTAAGCTCTGCGTCTGTCTTACCCTCTGTACTGCGTGGTGATGGCAGCTCATTGCAGTTTCTTTCACCGTCACAGGTCGTGCTGACCGGGATCGGTGCGGACGAGCAGCTGGCAGGCTACTCCCGCCATCGTGCCCGCTTTCAGATGCACGGCCTGGAAGGACTGAACAAGGAGATTGAGATGGAACTGGCTCGGATCTCTTCTAGGAACCTTGGCCGTGATGACAGAGTGATTGGCGACCACGGAAAAGAGGCAAGGTAACTGGAATCTCATGTAGTTCTGTACAGATAATAGGCTGTAAAGGGAGATCTTAGGTCCCTTGTTTTCCTTTGGAGACTGTTCAAGTCATAACCGTAGCAACAATGACGTCTTGGGTTCATAGTCAACACAGCAGGGAGGGTCGATGTGTCACTTGGTTATGCAAAGAAGACATTCCTTCTGGTGGTTAATTGACTAAGTGGCCGTTGACTACCAGGATTCAGCATGCAGAGCAGGCGTCCAAGCAAGCTCATGGGGTGTGGAGCATCATAACAGCCACTCTGAGCTGTCGCTTCGTGTCTATTCCACTCTCTTCCTGCTTTCACGGAGCTCTGGTTGCCTTTGTACCATTGTCATTCTCATGTTGCCAGTTCTGACCCATGTGAAATTTTGACCACTATGTCATCATTCTAATCATCTTCAAATTTTCATTATAAAGAGAGAACGCCACAATACAGAGGctgtaaaatgttttccttttgaagGGTGTGTCttagagatgagaaaaatagTGCCCTCAAAAATTAATGTATACTGTAAATTTTAATGTATTGAATAAAATGCCAAAGAAGTAATCATAAcaggttggttttattttttaatagtgtttgtatttatctatctatcctaGATTTCCTTTCCTGGATGAAAATGTTGTCTCCTTTCTAAATTCCCTACCAGTTTGGGAAAAGGCAAACTTGACTTTACCCCGAGGAATCGGCGAGAAACTGCTTTTGCGTCTTGCAGCGATGGACCTTGGTCTCACAGCCTCTGCTCTGCTGCCGAAACGGGCCATGCAGTTCGGGTCCAGAATTGCAAAACTGGAAAAGAGTAACGAAAAGGCATCTGATAAATGTGGAAGGCTCCAAGTCACTTCCTTAGAAAACCTTTCTATTGAGAAGGAGACTGAAGCATAATATTCCACAATGTAATAACATTCACTAAATGATGATACAACAATAAAACCTGCTCTGTTATTGTATAATACGATAATTTTAGGATTTACTGTGCAGCTTAACATAGCCAAGCTAGTCATATTGACAGACTGCAGAAAGAAGGATCGTGCTTGAAAGAACAGCTGGGATGTTTTAAACTGATGTCGCCATTGCTTTGAACTCTTCATGGAAATGTCCCGCCAGCAACACTGAACAAGGCAGCCTTTACTGACTCTTCATGGGAGCTGCAGCCAAACATGACTCCGTTCACTGTTGTCAGGGTCGTGGTTTACGTGGGGTACAGGGACCCTGTGACATTCTGAGAGAACGAAGCTTTAGAGAAGGTAAACATTGCGTGAGGTTCACACTCCTGAGCAATACTCGGTTCTTCTGTTACATCTCTTTAGGCAACTCATTTTCCCACTCAGACTCTTGAGGACTCTCAAACATTCTCCTGTCCCACAAATCCCTACCTGACTCTTCACAGCTCCGTCATCAGGCCCAGAGCTgcctccaccccccaaccccaggacTCCGCCTCGCCTGCAGGCACCCCTGTCGTTTCCTCCCTTCTCGCCTTTAGGAAGGGAAATGTCGGTCCACTGTCAAAAGGCGGGCCCTCCACTGCTTCTCTGCATCCCAGCCCTCCCACCCTTCAGGAGCTGCATGCTCCTCGCCAACACTTTTAGCCTCTTCACTGTTGGATCCTTCCTCTCATAGTCTAGAATATTCCAGCCCACAGCCATTTGAAATGCACAGCCCCGGTCCTCCTCTTTCTTACCATCTCATATCCCACGCACACTCGCCCTCTCCACCTTGTCACTGACTCACTGCACTCCAACGAGACATCCACCCACATTTCTCAGCTGTGACCACCATCCCAAGGTCACTGTTAGGGATCCGTCCCCGATTAGGGCTGACACACTTTCTGGAATGGGCATAATTTGATTCTTTTAATCATAGAAAGAAATATTAGGATATGTGTGCAACAAACAATTCTGTCAAGGacttgcacatgccctgacttgATTCCCTGGTGAATGCAATGTTCAAACCAGATTTAGGTATTAACCTGAATAGCTTTCCACCTAAAGGCAGACAACTTCAAGTGTCTGACCCTGAGCACTGATCTGACATTGCTCCCTATTGGGAGGGGTAGACTAAGGTTGGCCCAAGCAGCCTAGAGGGGGGTCTGATAGTTGTTATAATAATACAGTTCAGTCCTGAATCAGCTGTCATTTCTGTAGTGCTCTCACGTGTCAGGCGTGAGCTTTACGTGGCTTAACGATTCCATCGGCTGAACCTCTCGGGAGTCTCCAGGGCATCTGCTCCAGCAGGTCTCTGCATGTTTGTTTTTGCCTgttggtgtgttgtttttttctttagtccCCAGAGGGCCTGGTTGTTTACAGCCTTCTTGGTCACTAATCCCATAAACTCTGGGAAAATGTGCTGTGTTAACGCTTACAGGAGCAATCCCAAGATTTGAGACACTTGGAACAAACCATCTGGCTACCTGAacagaaaacttctggaggaatTCACAGTTTTGTTCACGCTTCATAATTGCAAACATACAAATCTCACAAAGCAGGCAATGATTTTTGACATCCCTTGCCCTGGAACAACAATCACACATTATTTACCTCCATAGCGGCCGTGAAGAGGAAACAGCAGACCCAACACGGAGTCACTGGTGTTCAGCTCCACCAAGACTTAACAGCGAACCCAGTGTCAGCGCCGCCCCTCCAGGAGTGGGGTTTGTAAGCCAATCCGTCTGAGTCTCCTGGTCAGCACTAGCGAGGCAAGCTGCCTGATACGACCCCTGCCTTTCCCTACGGGAAGCTGACCCTGCTTGAAATGATCCATTCTCTTAACGTCCCTTCTACCGGCAAAACCTCCGCAGACCTTCCTTCTCTTCACTAGATTGGGTACTGCCAACTCACGAATCCCTCCGTGATGCAAATTAGGTTTTTAAATTTACTAGGTTGAATTTTTGGTctttaaaatcactaaaatatgaTAACTCAGTtaaagcatcatcctgatatgccagggtttgatccctggtcagggcccataaggaatcacccaatgaatgcataagtagaacaacaaaccaacatttctctctaaaaatcaatctatgcaattttttaaaatcgcTAACATCTGTTATAATTGGAGTGAGAAATCCTGCCCCCACACAGTCCCCAAACACCTCCATGTTGCCAAGTTCAGTGGTACAGTTTCCGTTCGCATCTCCCTTGCCCTGGCAGCGAGGCTGGCCAGTCCCTGGTTCCTAAACACTTCTCTTGGCTTCTGCAGCCAATCCTGGCTTTCCTGCTGCCCTCCTGGCCACTTGCTCCTTGTCTGCTGACTCCACCCTCGATACCTGACCTTTAAATATTGGGTTCTTTGGGTCTCCATCCTGGGTTCTCAAATCTATTCTCTCCCCTGGCGATTTCAGCCATTCCCCTGGTTTCAACTACCCCAAACCTCCCGAATGTATACATCTAACTCACGCTGCCATAGTTAGCCCAGACCTGAGGAAGGCATGGCTGACATCTCCACCTGGTTATGTCACAGGTACATCAAGGTCAGTATGTCCACAACCGAACTCTGAAATCTTGCCCTGACCCCCTGTTGCTCTAAACCACCTCACCTTCTTTTCAACGTTCTATCCATAGGCCCTTCATGCTTCCTCAAGTCCATCCACAGCCTCCATCCCCACCGCCTCCACGCTAGCCCGTCCCCAGCCTCTACTGCCACCAACCCAGCCTACACTTTTGGAATAAAGTTCAAAATCCTTAACCCGGCAGCCCGCATGATCTGGCCCTCACCTGCCGCTGTGGCTTCGCCTTGTGCCCAGTTCTCCTGTTCTCTGTGCAAGGTTCTACTCAGTTTCTcaaaaatttccattttcttcccACGTCAGTGATTCGCACCTGCTCCCCATCCCTGTCCTTCCCCGGGTCTGTGCCTGAACAGCCCTTTCACCCCTAGGCTCAGCTGAAAGGTGGTTCCTCAGGGCCGCCTCTCCCAGCCCCGGTTCCGGCCGGCTCCCCCTCCTGTGCCCACTCATCTCTCATCTGTCACAGGTGAAACTCACCGGCATGGGCACCGTCCCTGGCAGCGCCCTGCGGCTTTGTGTCTGTGTTCCGGGTCTCCAGGTCCCAGCCAGCGCCTGGCTCACAATAGGAGTTCCATCCCGAGGAGGGAGAGAATGGTGATGTGAGCTCACCTGGGGCCCTCTGAGAGCCTGGGCGTGGCCTCCTCCAGTTTCTGGCTGGTTGGTTGGCGGGTTGGTTGGCTGGCTGACTGATTGGTtggctggttggttggttggttggctggttggctggctggttggctggttggctggttggttggttggttggttggctggctggttggttggttggcttGTTGGTTGGTTGGCTCGTTGGTTTGCtggctggttggttggttggttggctggttggttggttggttggctgGCTGGTTGGTTGGCTGGTTGGTTGGCTGGTTTTCTCTAGAGATGAATCGTGAAAGTAAAAGATAATAGAGGCCTATTAACTGGAGGTGAGGAGGGCTGAGTTTAaagagggggtgagggtggggcaggtgcAGAGCGTAGGGGGATGCGGGGGGGTGCAGGGTGGCGGGTACAGGTGGAGGTCCTGGAGGCCAAGAGCTCTGCCCTGCGGAGAGCCAGGCAGAGGGCTCCCAGGGCAGGGTGGCCACATGGGGCGCGcaggcctccccaggccctggagtgAGGGGGCTCCTGACCGCAGGGCTCTGCACAGGGGTCCCCGGGGCCTGCGTGGACCAGACAACCGTCATTCAGAGACGGCTGCCCTTCCTCCTGGCCTCCCCGGGCCCTGCCCACGCGGGTCCTGGACTTGCTCGGGGAAAGGCCTGGGCGGTCCTGACTATGAAGGTGGGAGCCCCAGGCGCGTCGGGAACCTCCCTGTCCCTGTTGCTGCGCCTGCGTAGTGGGGACCCTGAGCCTCGTTCTCAGAGTGGGATTCCCCCAGTGTCCTGCCAGCAGCAGCACCCCCTAACTTCTCAGAAAAGCACATTCTctgccccccaacctcccactgACTTGGAAACTGTAGCGTAGGCCCTGCAATCTCTTACCAGGTCCCAGCTGATTGCAGCACTGGGAGAACCACTGTGCAAAGGAGGGGCGAGTAAATGACATAAAATAACGGTGCAGAGTTAAGCgaatagtaggtgttcaataaataatgaTTGTCATGATCATTATCCCAGGAACAGAGAGGTAGGTAGTTGCACAGAAATGTGAAGTTAAGCAAGCActttttgtctttccttttcttttaagcaggtttttattttcttacttaaaaaaataaataaaataaatatatgcccAAAaacctctccaaaaaaaaaaaaataggtattcaACATTAGCTTCTCATATATAGACACATTTCTTTTTGACGTATTAGTCTCTTTTGACTTTAGAAAAGTAGAACATGATTAATGTTAAAGGTTTTACAATTTCAATTGTTTTAATTCAATTTTCAACTTCCTTATGCTGTGATTCGATTCAAATTGAAAACTATAATAGatctaccatatgacctagcaattcctcttctgggcatttatctgaagataatgaaaacactaacttaaaaaaatatacttcg from the Myotis daubentonii chromosome 7, mMyoDau2.1, whole genome shotgun sequence genome contains:
- the ASDURF gene encoding ASNSD1 upstream open reading frame protein — encoded protein: MEMPAREARPEDGAGRAAPGREDLSSRIKEQKIVVDELSNLKKNRKVYRQQQNSNIFFLADRTELLSESKNVLDELKKEYQEIENSEKTKTKK
- the ASNSD1 gene encoding asparagine synthetase domain-containing protein 1 → MCGICCSVSFSIEHFSEDLKEDLLCNLRRRGPDSSRQLLKSNANYQCLFSGHVLHLRGVLTAQPLEGERGDVLLWNGEVFGGVQVDAEENDTQIMFNCLSSCQNESDIVSLFSEVQGPWSFIYYQASNHHLWFGRDFFGRRSLLWHFSNSGMSFCLSSVGSHTSEVANPWREVPASGIFRIDLKSTSVCKSVVLKSYPWRSISKENVLKDCDDSLARISASLPASVSVAANEARLCLKEPVAPLNVLLPPAPAAALRAGTASSPPTGDTLRALLADAHTQDVVGRFLAVLSSAVGRRVLCLSREGAVLGTRDRKAQVAVLFSGGVDSMVIAALADRHVPLDEPIDLLNVAFMTKEKAAPASSNSKGRKQGNCEMPSEGSTPDAAAGPEKGAGAPDRATGRAGLKELQAASPARAWNLVEINVSLEELQELRRARIRHLVQPSDTVLDDSIGCAVWFAARGAGCLVTPEDVRPYRSQAKVVLTGIGADEQLAGYSRHRARFQMHGLEGLNKEIEMELARISSRNLGRDDRVIGDHGKEARFPFLDENVVSFLNSLPVWEKANLTLPRGIGEKLLLRLAAMDLGLTASALLPKRAMQFGSRIAKLEKSNEKASDKCGRLQVTSLENLSIEKETEA